TTTTACTTGAGGGCTTATAAACACAAATTTAACTCCCCAATGGCACCCAGAAATGGCAAGTAAATGagaatagaaatgaaaaaaattgatgaaaatatgataaaaattcaGATAAACAACAATACATtatagtaaattttttattcatattaatattatgaaaaatattccaAACATATTAATGAATAGGAATGGACCTATTCTTCATTCCAACATTCCAAACATGACTCTGGAGTATTTCTATTCAATGAACTGCCAATACATTAAATAAGAACATAAGTCGTAGTGGGAATGAGAATGCAGAATAATATCCTTCCCATGCATAAAGATAATGAGCAGCTTAAATTGGACCTGGTAAAAGCAGGCTATCCTAGATATAACCTACATACATACAAACATGccaaataagaaaattcaaaGACTGAACTGGTAAACAATCTTAAGATAGCCATGAAAATCCTCTCAACAACCTACACCAGTTTCATTTGTTTCAATAACCCGAATCCATAAGTCTAACCAAATGTCAAAATTCAAAACAGAAAATTCTTCTTGGAGCTAAACCCATTTAGCACCAAGAATTACACTCAGATCAGATCTACATACTAAAAAAAACATGCAagtaaaatatatcaatttcaGCTCTCGGTCTGCTCCCGCAGCCTTCGGATGGTGCTCCTAACAGTAACAGCACTGGCAGTGCTGTCAAAAACACAATAACTGtgattagaaatatataaaatggaCGAGTATTGAAGCAGAATATCCAAAAAATATTATCCTCACTTCAATGTGTAAGCACCGCCTGCTTTAACTTTGCCACAGTCCTTGCATCCCCAAATTCCCACAGCCTTCCTCTTCACTGCATACTGCAATATTGCACCTTTGATTGTTAGAATATTATAAAGAGCATAAAAGCAGGATTCTCCAAAAACAAATACACAACACAACTGGAATCGACACATTAGATGGGGAAAATACCTTCCCGCAGAACTCGCAGAAGTATTTGCTGTGCTGACTAACTTCCATCTTCTTAATCTGCTTCCGCAGACTAGCCCCATATCGGGTTCCTGAAATATcataagagaagaagaaagcaaTGTCATTCACCTATGATGGGACAGTCTACGCAGCATCTATAACCTTTCCTATTTCAACACAAAATTCCTGTACACAAATCATCCTCCAGGAAATATGAAACAACTAAATGCCATAAACCAAACAAGCCAGATTGATTATAAGTTGGTGGCTAGCTTCTTTGTAGAGCAAAGCCCAAGGACCCAAACCAGACAACTTCTAGTTTCTGAATTTAATCCAGGACTTACATTACCTTCCATTTTCACCAGGTAAACTTTGCTCTCCATTTGGTTGAGGGAAGGGATGGAAAAGAAACTTTTGTATTTCCTCAGCATTAAGTTGCTTGTAGGagataaataaagagaaaaaggtaAAACACAATGTAAAGTTCTTAATTTTTCCTCCTGTCCCACAAAAATCTCTCACAAAATGAGTTGGATTTGAAGGGAAAGAAGATGTTTAGGTAAATACAAAACTCTAGTGCAAGGTATAAATGCTACCCAAAGGCcaagaatttttcttttcttaatacttgcATAAAGAGTGAGCAAACAgcgattttcctttcttttcttcttccttcactTCCTTTCCCTattgcattttttaattttccattcTCTGTAAGTAGTGGAACAAGAAGAGTCTTATGAACCAGTTTAGAAGCTTCAATCTAGCACAACAACTCTGCAATAATTAACATAGGCAGGCACTGCGGCTAGGTTTGAAAATTCCAAAGTATTGTTTACCATCATACTCCAAAATTTTGctttatgggaaaaaaaaacctatagcAGTTATATAACAATTCTTAGTATTGCATCCAAAGAATCTGCTCTATTACCCCTtctgatattttcttttttccattttttttgggtaggcaccttttttattctcttttcctttcGTAATTTACATTTGCTAAATAACTCAACAAAATGAACAATTCTAAGAACATACCGTACTTCCCGACAATACCCGCCTTCTTGGTTCTCTTAGTCTgtataaaatcaaagaaaaaaaatatcaaccaaCTCTGAAAAAGACACAAAAACTACAACACTTCATATGCGATAGATATCAATCAACACATTagtacaattaaaaaaaaaaaaaaaaaaaagccaactaggaaaaaaaaaaggagcatTCTCTTGCCCTCCTCTTTTTTGACATAAAGGTTAAAACTCCCAAAGAGAGAAATGCTTCCAATCTTGAACTGGATAATTTCCTAGGATAGTCACAAATATTTGTTtcacataataaaaaatgatttgaaaagttATTGCAATCCGGACCAACAATAGTAGTATGCCTAAATATTATGATCAGGAAGGAGATAAATCCAAAGcaacattaaaaatatgtttgggaAAGAGAAAAGATTGACTAAGCTTCCAGTCAAGTTTCtgaatatgtatatatatagggaaCACATGAAAGGTTGATGCATCAATTTTAACAAATtagaagacaaaaaagaaaaaaaaaaaagcacaactCTCTCCTCTGATGAaataggaattaaaaaaaaaaaaaacaaaacaaaactaatttaGCTCTAAGCAAGTGTGAAAACATGAATCCCAATCTTTGGCCTAAGTCATAAATTGTAACATAAATTGACAATAAACTAGTAAGATATCCTATCAACAATATCATAAAGGTGAATCTTAACAAGGGTCATCATTAAATTACATAATTGAACAATTTAACTGACTCTAAGCACAGATTTGATAAAATTGCTTAGAACCGTATCTGCATTACAGTCTCCATGTTTTTCTAGAGAAACAACCAGAACATCCTCCCACTCTCACTACAAATTATTTTGGGGGCCCGTATTAAACAGGCCTGTTTGGCAGCCGAGAAAAATGCAGGAAAGGAAACAAAGTAAACACAACGGCAGCGCTTccatttttgttctttcttgattttctaagaaaaaacaaaacccaataaacgaaaatatatgaaaaaaaaaaatcatagctTCAAACAAGccaatgaagataaaaatcatgactTTATTTCAAGATCTATGGACGAGACCTTGGAATCAACAACAAAAccataatgaaaattaaagaaaatgatgaaaacccATAGTGTAAAGATAGAAATCAACAGAATTCTAGAGAGAGAAGGTACCATTTTCGGGTAGCTTGAAGAAGGAAGCTGAGAGAGGAACAAGGCAGAGGAAGCACAAACCCTAAAATTCACGGCCTCCAGGATTTTATAGTAAGCGAAAATGGAGTGTTGCCCTAGAGCCCAAGGGGCTATGAGTTGGGCCGGGTTTGTAACGGGCTTGTGTGATGTGGGTCATCATGCTCGGGTGAATGGGCCCGACTGAGTTTGATGTGATCATGTGAAAGAACTGAATAAACATAttgtacaaaaaaatttatattttcacatcCACTTTAAAACATgaatcctataaaaaaaaaaaattaatatacctAAAATACTCTCTTTATTATTCTCTTCGAtatctatcttcttctttttttctcttgaaaaaaaatagaaataataatgattttgtgGTATTTGAACCTGTCTAAACCTACaaagtcaaatataaaaaatatagttcCAGATACTCTCAAGGATCTTCGAAAATATAATTCTAGATGCTCTTAAAGAtgctaaaaaaatatagataatcTGTCACACCCTATATTTAATCACAAGGGTATTTTAGTCATTTTATTAATAACCATTTctacccttaaaaaaaattaattgagtggatgtgtaaaaatatttggtGGATGCAAGTATAAACATACATATTCAACCCTTAAACTATACTTCTTTGTCATTTAATTAATGCTAGTCCATTTTATTATTGACACGACATTTATTGTTAAGGGTACTTAGGGTatgtttccaattttttttgaaaaccttttcaaGTGAATATATGTGAAGGTCACATGTCCCAAATTAGGGCACTAAGCTATCACAAAATTGCAAATTTCAGTTAGGGTTTGAATTTTGCATAACATTTGCTATAAATATGGTGGAAGATCATGGGGAGAAAACTTGCAACAATGGACCAAGATACatgaaattttcaattcaaaccAAAATATGGTTCATGTTTGTTGGGAATGGATAAATTGGGGATTTCACTTAGagtttcattttttccattattttttgttatatgttTGTTGTtgaatctttaaattttttttgtatatataataagaaatgGTATACATGTAATTAAaaggtatgtttgttttttctttatttgtttgatttgatgtaagtttaattttttttttttaatgaacaaCATGGTGTTGTATTTCTAgacgagaaaaaaaaatgtttattaatttgtttgatatggagaaaaaaaaaaaaaagtagtataCGAATACTTAGGTtgagtataattttttattttttgtaaaggAAGAACAAGGCTCCCTGTGTTGATATAGAAAGGACAAAAATGCAATCCCCATGTTGGCAAAGTCTTATAAGATTAgatttaagaatttgttttggtagtgattttaaaaagtatttttaaccttaaaaaaatgtttttgaaaaataattaggtgtttgataaaattttaaaaacaatttaaaaatatgaaaaatcacttatattattgaaaaattacttgtagCATTTTCTAGAGAAACACTTGACAAGTAattatcaatgttttcaaaatcggaCTAGTCAACAAATTggaaaagttatcggttcatAATTTAGTGGCCGGATGGTTGAATTGCGATCAAATCAGtgacattataaatatatcatttatattttattaaaattaaattttttaaaaaatatatcaataatatttattttttcatcttttatataaatatattaatattttaaagtttattaaataaaacatatatgaTATTACATATAGAAAATggaagtgtttaaaaaaaaaaatagatatttgagatgattttattatattttttacaacCCTTAGCACAAACCATTGGTGCAACCATGCTCACCTTGAACCCTTGGTCCAAGGTTCAAGCCCTAGGGCCGTAAACTGTGCATATATAAATGTTGATTGTTTTATGTTAGACTTGTTGTCTCCCACATAGGAAAAGCAAGAGCATAAAAATACCTTTAAAAACCTCATTTAGTTGCTTGCATCTCAATTGGTTGTTGCCCATCGTGGGTTAGGCCATGAAAGGGGGTGGACTAGGGTCTGGGCGGttcggtccggtttttaaaataGTGGTAATTATCCTAAAAACACTTATACTAAAAACACCTTGAGTGGAAACACTCCCAAACACTCTTAAAACTTATAAGTTATGGTCTAGAAGTGTATTAAAAAATTGCATTATGTAGTGGTACCCTATGCAAGTGGTGTGTTGTCTTTTATACTCCAAACATTATGGCTACTAGAGGGGTTgattatgccttttttttttctttttaactccATGTGCATTTTATTAATGTTGGTTAAGCATTTATATTGATTTGTTGcagataaacataaaaaataaaaaataaaataaaataaaataaataaataaaaacaacatcATAGTGGGAAGTTTATTGGTTGTAGTAAAAAAACATATGTGGGTGGCATGGTTGAATATTATGATTGGTAAGAGGTGGATTGCATGTCATTGATAGAACTTGATTACATTAAAAAGAATTTAGGGTACAATGAACCAATTGACTATGTTTATAGGGTACTAGCAACTGATGATAATCGTGGGCTTAGACCCATGGTGATTGCTAGTGATATAATGACTATGATTGCTTATTTCCCCACAAATAGggtgattgatttattttgcaCACACAAACCCTACATTTAAGTTTCATGAGGGCTAACAATCTACTATATGAATTGATTAAAAAGGGAATGATCAAGATGgcatagtattaaaaaaagtttattgtTGGAGTAGTTGAAATAGAAAAGGAAGACAATGATGGCAGGACAAATTTAGACTTCGTGGACAATGACTATGACTAATCACATTGAAAGTTAGAAGATCCGATAGGGTAACACTTAGAGGGAGGTAAATAGGTGTTTAACCTCTTTCTTAGCctaataattgattattttttaatcctaaaagatttttttttaatttataaaagtttaaaagCAAATAACATAAGAATACaaagattttttatatagaaaacaACTCATACAACATGTAGATGTAAAAACCACGGGGTCAAAGACATCTAATCACAAATCtacaatttgaaaatatagtacatgtgtagaccccctctttggatttgttttttttctatatatatatgcactTATATTTAGCCTAGAGGTCACTTTAAGGATCACCCGGAGGAGGACATCTGAAGTGGAGGACCAACTTCTTGAAATGGAGCTGCTGGAGACGCGTAGCAGAGCAGGTGGCTAgagccatggtggtggttggaaCTGCAGGGTTGCTGAGGTGAGGAACAGCACGGCAGGTGCTGGTTTTCCGGGGTGAGgtttttgaagaaaagaaagcGAGCAGCTGCTGGGGAAAAAAACGAaggagaaaaacagaggaaggCTGAGGGAAGAAGGGAAGCAGAAGCCAAACAAACTGCTGTTGGAGGAGTGCATCACCTGGTAAGATTGATCAAGTTTATGGATTATTAATGATCATCACATTCTCTTATCACTTCTTCAGGTGATAGTTTTGCATTATTTGTGAGGTCACATTGGTTGGTCATGGTGGCTAGTTTTTGTTTCTCGGACTCCATTTTGGAATAATCTAATTACACTTTGTTTGgtcatttcatatttaaaaagaaaaagaaaaaaaaaaaccttcttgcatcctgttttctttttttcttaagataCTTTCTTGGTTCAATTTGCTGATCTTTAAATCCAAGTATAAAGAGGAATGAATCTGGTCTCTTCATATTTATTGGGTGTTTGGTCTATATTCATTCTCCTTTAAAGCTCTGTTTTATTGTATTCTCTGTTTCTCTCTATTATGTACGTGGGTGTTCCAATCCggatgctctgtttttttttttaacctttagCTCTCTGCTCCTGTCTTCCAATCCTCTTTttagtttcattattttttagggtAATGACCGGCAATGCCGgctgtttatttttatagctttagtggtttgtttgtttgttcttGGCCGTCACCGACACTAGCAATGGAAAAGAGAATAGTATCGGTTTTGCTTCTTACGAATTTAGATTTTTGTGATTGTTTTCTCCTATAATTTCTGAAAAATTCTGGAGGCTTCTGTTTCACAACAACCGATGCCCTTGGCTTTGAGGGTAAGAGACTTTCAATGGCGTCTCTACTTCAAGGGTTCCTCTCGTGCTTCGGCAGAACCAAGGGGTTCTCAGGTTGGGCAAAGATGAGGTCCGTGCAGAGGAGGACAGTGGGTTGTCTACTTTAGTTTCACAATGACCAAGATTCAGATTGTGAacatgagatatatatatatatacatggcTCTAGTGGTTCATGGGAAAAAGGAATGTGTTGCATGGCAtgaaactatttaaataattggtGAATGAAAAGTCAAAGAcatgggttttttttcttttattggtgGCATAGTTCCAGTGGCCTCAAGGTGAGTTGTTATTAGTTTTTTCCTCCTTTCTCTCACGTGCCATCTTCTTAATTCCacttaaaaatttcattttttgaaaattctgtaatcaaatatttcttctaaaatttcaacatttcaaattcattcattttatttatttatctatttatttatttatttattactttatttaagaatatatatatatatatatatatatatatatatatatatacacacgtgccattttcaaaataatctcgtcaaattcaatttttaaacttAGTTTACGAAACTTCAAATCttaatttccattttccaaaaactccaatattttaaatttaatttttcaaaattcaatttgcggaataattttccaaaactctaactttaaatttaatttttttcaaaattcaaattttttaattttaatattccaaaaattccacaattccgaatttaatttttaagatgacaccttcaaataaattttcgaaactccattttcttttacatcaagtcttcaaaaattccactattcactttcattagtttaaatatcatttttgttaattattattattatttcatatttatttatttactaccttcaaaaatctcaatcattaaagttcaatttctcaaaaatccgacttccaaatttaacttTCCGATCTCAAAAACTCCGCTATTTACATTCAgttatttaatgattattttcggtattattattatcccatccgtttacttattcacttatccacttatttaaaatctcctctttaaataatttttcaaaatttcgattttcaaataatctctaaaaccccaattttcaaataatctctaagactccaattttccaataaatttaaaaaaaatctagttcTCCATTAAACtgttttaatttctgtttggtgatgcatgtgatatgttttgtgctctttattgtacactgaccccatctcttgatagcgcataacgactcgttgcccaggtacgcatctattcccattctg
The sequence above is drawn from the Vitis riparia cultivar Riparia Gloire de Montpellier isolate 1030 chromosome 15, EGFV_Vit.rip_1.0, whole genome shotgun sequence genome and encodes:
- the LOC117931529 gene encoding 60S ribosomal protein L37a; translated protein: MTKRTKKAGIVGKYGTRYGASLRKQIKKMEVSQHSKYFCEFCGKYAVKRKAVGIWGCKDCGKVKAGGAYTLNTASAVTVRSTIRRLREQTES